In Fimbriimonadaceae bacterium, one genomic interval encodes:
- a CDS encoding DUF4397 domain-containing protein, whose product MTRAIGVMVCFVIGLLAVGCGGSGGNGSLPNPLVRVINVSPDSVALDLLIDDTTIASAIAYLGSTPDFVSVDPGDRDVVTLEHGTTLELTAEVQTFAKNKSYLAIALGLENFGTENLKRLRTLIFELDRTVPNGNKARLFVVHAYSRAVGLDTPNIDFQTPGDNPLFKVPNLAFGTNSAITVDSGLQTFEARRNGTTAVLASGTFTLEAGKLYAAIVTGVEGEAAPKDPKIVLIEIQPKL is encoded by the coding sequence ATGACTCGAGCGATTGGCGTGATGGTGTGTTTCGTGATCGGCCTCCTGGCCGTGGGGTGTGGCGGTTCGGGCGGCAACGGTTCCCTTCCCAACCCCCTCGTCCGGGTCATCAACGTGTCCCCGGACAGCGTGGCGCTCGATCTGCTGATCGACGACACGACCATCGCATCGGCCATCGCCTACCTGGGCAGCACCCCGGACTTCGTGAGCGTCGACCCCGGCGATCGGGACGTGGTGACCCTCGAGCACGGCACCACCCTCGAACTGACGGCCGAGGTCCAGACGTTCGCCAAAAACAAGAGCTACCTCGCCATCGCGCTGGGCCTCGAGAACTTCGGCACCGAGAACCTGAAGCGCCTCCGCACGCTCATCTTCGAATTGGACCGGACGGTTCCCAACGGCAACAAAGCACGCCTCTTCGTGGTCCACGCCTACAGCCGGGCCGTTGGACTCGATACGCCGAACATCGACTTCCAGACGCCGGGCGACAACCCGCTCTTCAAGGTGCCGAACCTGGCCTTCGGGACCAATTCGGCCATCACCGTGGACTCCGGGCTGCAGACGTTCGAGGCGCGCCGCAACGGCACCACCGCCGTCCTCGCCAGCGGGACGTTCACCCTAGAAGCCGGCAAACTCTACGCCGCGATTGTGACCGGCGTCGAAGGCGAGGCCGCTCCGAAGGATCCCAAGATCGTGCTGATCGAGATCCAACCGAAGTTGTAG